One stretch of Akkermansia sp. RCC_12PD DNA includes these proteins:
- a CDS encoding YifB family Mg chelatase-like AAA ATPase, with translation MMTRLYSSTVLGVEGVEVEVEVDFRPMAEKRTFIVGLPDTAVKESGQRVETAIQNSGLPFQQGIFVVNLAPADLKKQGPGFDLPIALGMIAGAAEKPLDASLWCIIGELALDGTVRPVQGILPQVIEARRMGRKRIMLPHANAYEAAPVHGVEIFPVSTLQEAWQLLTSSALPAPFTAPQKAGDISEANVDFDEIKGQAYARRAMEIAAAGAHNILLSGSPGSGKSMLAQRLPTILPPLNREEALETSKVHSVCGLLKRGNGLVTQRPFRAPHHTISDAGLMGGGNNITPGEVSLAHNGVLFLDELPEFRRATLETLRQPLESGHAIISRASGTMTFPCRFMLAAAMNPCPCGYLGDRRRTCTCSPAQIARYRQKISGPLLDRFDLLMEVPAVDPAMLAAAPSGECSASIRERVVAARERQQKRYAGTSIRNNAALSGKALHKHCRLRSEGQAILLRAVEELALSARAYDRILKVARTIADLADSSEIQDHHLYEAVQYRAFERSLRE, from the coding sequence ATGATGACACGGTTATATTCCTCCACCGTCCTGGGCGTGGAAGGCGTAGAAGTGGAGGTGGAAGTGGATTTCCGCCCCATGGCGGAAAAACGCACATTCATCGTGGGTCTGCCGGATACGGCCGTCAAGGAGAGCGGGCAACGCGTGGAAACGGCCATTCAGAACAGCGGATTGCCTTTTCAGCAGGGGATTTTCGTGGTGAACCTGGCTCCCGCGGATTTGAAGAAACAGGGACCCGGTTTCGATCTTCCCATTGCCCTGGGAATGATCGCCGGAGCGGCGGAGAAGCCTCTTGACGCTTCTCTCTGGTGCATCATCGGAGAGTTGGCTCTGGATGGAACCGTGCGCCCGGTGCAGGGTATCCTGCCGCAGGTGATCGAAGCGCGGCGCATGGGCAGGAAACGCATCATGCTACCCCATGCCAATGCCTATGAGGCAGCACCCGTTCACGGTGTGGAAATTTTTCCCGTTTCCACTTTACAGGAAGCCTGGCAATTACTGACGTCCTCCGCACTGCCTGCACCTTTTACGGCACCACAGAAAGCCGGGGACATCTCCGAAGCCAATGTCGATTTCGACGAGATCAAGGGGCAGGCTTACGCGCGCCGCGCCATGGAGATTGCGGCAGCGGGCGCCCACAATATACTGCTCAGCGGTTCTCCGGGGTCCGGCAAGTCCATGCTGGCTCAAAGGCTCCCGACCATTCTGCCGCCTCTGAACCGGGAAGAAGCTCTGGAAACCAGCAAGGTCCATTCCGTATGCGGCCTGCTGAAACGCGGAAACGGCCTGGTAACACAGCGGCCATTCCGTGCTCCGCACCACACCATTTCCGATGCAGGCCTGATGGGAGGGGGCAACAATATCACGCCCGGAGAGGTGTCTCTCGCCCATAACGGAGTGCTGTTCCTGGACGAGCTGCCAGAGTTCCGTCGTGCGACGCTGGAAACGCTGCGGCAGCCTCTGGAGTCCGGCCACGCCATCATTTCCCGCGCCTCCGGGACCATGACTTTTCCGTGCCGTTTCATGCTGGCGGCAGCCATGAATCCGTGCCCCTGCGGCTATTTGGGCGACCGGCGAAGAACCTGCACCTGTTCCCCGGCCCAAATAGCGCGTTACCGTCAGAAGATTTCAGGCCCCCTTCTCGACCGGTTCGATCTTTTGATGGAGGTTCCCGCCGTAGATCCCGCCATGCTGGCGGCGGCTCCTTCCGGCGAATGCTCCGCCAGCATCCGGGAACGTGTCGTGGCCGCGCGGGAACGCCAGCAGAAAAGATATGCGGGTACCTCAATCCGCAATAACGCCGCTCTTTCCGGAAAAGCCCTGCACAAGCATTGCCGCCTGCGGTCGGAGGGACAGGCCATTCTGCTGCGCGCGGTAGAGGAACTGGCCCTTTCCGCACGGGCGTACGACCGTATTCTGAAAGTGGCCCGCACCATAGCAGATCTGGCGGACAGCTCGGAAATCCAGGATCACCATTTGTATGAAGCCGTCCAGTACCGGGCCTTTGAACGCTCCCTCCGGGAATGA
- a CDS encoding alpha/beta fold hydrolase, whose protein sequence is MKNIIITCISAVLLLSTSCSQNSGALSIDEQGSFAVGGTVLKDSAGHTYHGDHAYVFYQKPVNARKYPLVFAHGVGQFSKTWETTPDGREGFQNIFLRRGFSTYLVDQPRRGNAGRSTEIATITPAFDEEIWFNRFRIGIWPDYFEGVQFSHTPETLDQFFRQMTPTIGTTDLNVYAEAYAALFDKIGPAVFVTHSQGGGVGWRTLPKTKNIRAIIAYEPGCDVPFPKGMVPEEGRNITLSGRTEAMEVPMETFMLFTRIPIIIYYGDNLPYTNERPELYEWTRRLHLMRKWVALINKHGGDATVIHLPEIGLHGNTHFPFSDLNNVEVADHLSQWLHEKKLD, encoded by the coding sequence ATGAAGAACATCATCATTACCTGTATAAGTGCGGTATTGTTGCTATCAACCTCCTGTTCGCAGAACAGCGGTGCATTGTCCATCGACGAGCAAGGTAGCTTCGCCGTAGGTGGTACGGTACTGAAAGATTCGGCAGGACACACCTATCATGGAGACCATGCCTACGTATTCTACCAGAAACCCGTGAATGCACGGAAATATCCGCTCGTCTTTGCCCACGGCGTGGGGCAGTTCTCCAAGACGTGGGAGACCACTCCTGACGGACGCGAGGGGTTCCAGAATATCTTCCTGCGAAGAGGGTTTTCCACTTATCTTGTAGACCAGCCCCGACGTGGCAATGCCGGGCGCAGTACGGAAATCGCCACTATTACTCCTGCTTTCGATGAAGAAATATGGTTCAACCGCTTCCGCATCGGCATCTGGCCGGACTACTTTGAGGGCGTGCAGTTCAGCCATACCCCGGAAACGCTCGACCAGTTTTTCCGTCAGATGACACCGACCATCGGCACGACCGACCTCAACGTGTATGCCGAAGCATACGCCGCACTGTTCGACAAGATAGGCCCGGCGGTGTTTGTTACCCACTCGCAGGGCGGCGGCGTGGGCTGGCGGACGCTGCCGAAGACGAAGAACATCCGTGCCATCATAGCCTACGAACCGGGATGCGACGTGCCGTTCCCCAAGGGGATGGTACCGGAGGAAGGCCGGAACATCACGCTTTCCGGCAGGACGGAGGCGATGGAAGTGCCGATGGAGACATTCATGCTGTTCACCCGAATCCCCATCATCATCTATTATGGTGATAATCTGCCCTATACGAACGAACGCCCCGAACTCTACGAATGGACGCGCCGTCTCCACTTGATGCGCAAGTGGGTGGCTCTGATCAACAAGCACGGCGGTGACGCGACGGTCATCCACCTGCCGGAGATAGGACTGCATGGCAATACGCACTTCCCCTTCTCTGACCTGAACAACGTGGAAGTGGCTGACCATCTTTCCCAGTGGCTCCACGAGAAAAAGCTGGATTGA
- a CDS encoding carboxymuconolactone decarboxylase family protein, whose product MKTLLITLVCSLFGMSGVLAQNTKNMLSLKERQIVAISGSAAKGDKEGLVVALTAGLNAGLTVNEIKEVLVQLYAYAGFPRSMGGLVTFMDVLQQRKTQGIEDTEGSLPTSQEVSRGVDYGAANQRKLFGRDAQGAVLTFAPVLDQYLKAHLFGDIFGRDNLDWKTRELATIASLAAMDGVGNELKTHIAHGKHNGLTEAQIDEAVTLVRASEWKPEPPKTFAADSRVTVRKVFYTNSYGIRLAADLYMPADMNTDAKYPAIIVGHPYGAVKEQCSGLYAQEMAARGFVTLAFDASYQGESGGEPRHAVSPDALVEDFSASVDWLGIQPFVDRGRIGVIGICGSGGFSVCAASIDPRIKALATVSMYDMGRATRRGLGDSMTDDQRKAMFAEVAAQRWREAEGTEPRIRFGTPEQLPENANAVQREFFDYYRNPQRGQHPRYQGTRFTSQAALSNFYPFAQIKEISPRPVLFIAGENAHSRYFSEDAYKLANEPKELCIVSGANHVDLYDQRGKIPFDKLTEFFNEHLK is encoded by the coding sequence ATGAAAACGTTATTGATAACTCTCGTTTGCTCGTTGTTCGGCATGAGTGGGGTGCTAGCCCAAAACACTAAAAACATGTTGAGTTTGAAAGAAAGGCAGATAGTAGCCATCAGCGGTAGCGCCGCCAAAGGCGACAAAGAGGGACTGGTCGTGGCGCTGACAGCCGGGCTGAATGCAGGGCTGACCGTGAATGAAATCAAGGAAGTGCTTGTTCAACTCTATGCCTATGCAGGATTTCCGCGCAGCATGGGAGGGTTAGTCACGTTCATGGACGTGTTGCAGCAGCGTAAGACACAGGGCATAGAGGATACCGAGGGCTCTCTGCCCACCTCGCAGGAAGTAAGCCGTGGAGTGGATTACGGAGCCGCCAACCAGCGCAAACTGTTCGGGCGCGATGCGCAGGGAGCCGTGTTGACGTTTGCCCCCGTACTCGACCAATACCTCAAGGCACACCTGTTCGGTGACATCTTCGGGCGCGACAACCTCGACTGGAAGACGCGCGAACTGGCAACCATCGCCTCGCTTGCCGCGATGGACGGCGTGGGGAACGAACTGAAAACCCACATCGCCCACGGTAAGCACAATGGTCTGACCGAAGCGCAGATTGACGAGGCGGTGACGCTTGTTCGTGCCTCGGAGTGGAAACCCGAACCGCCCAAGACCTTTGCTGCCGACAGTCGCGTGACGGTTCGTAAGGTGTTCTATACGAACAGCTACGGAATCCGACTTGCCGCCGACCTCTATATGCCGGCTGATATGAATACGGACGCAAAATACCCCGCCATTATCGTGGGACATCCCTATGGGGCGGTCAAGGAGCAGTGCTCCGGTCTCTATGCACAGGAAATGGCAGCACGGGGCTTCGTCACGTTGGCATTCGATGCTTCCTATCAGGGAGAGAGCGGTGGCGAACCTCGCCACGCCGTATCACCTGACGCATTGGTGGAGGACTTCAGTGCATCAGTGGACTGGCTCGGCATACAACCTTTCGTGGACAGGGGGCGTATCGGCGTCATCGGTATCTGTGGCAGTGGGGGCTTTTCGGTATGCGCCGCTTCCATCGACCCTCGTATCAAGGCGTTGGCAACGGTCAGCATGTATGACATGGGACGCGCCACGCGCAGGGGGCTTGGCGACAGCATGACCGACGATCAACGGAAAGCGATGTTTGCCGAAGTGGCGGCGCAACGTTGGCGTGAGGCGGAAGGAACAGAACCTCGCATCCGTTTCGGCACGCCGGAGCAACTGCCGGAGAACGCCAACGCCGTGCAGCGGGAGTTTTTCGACTATTACCGCAATCCACAGCGTGGGCAGCATCCCCGTTATCAAGGCACGCGTTTCACGAGCCAGGCGGCACTGAGCAACTTTTACCCGTTTGCTCAAATCAAAGAGATTTCTCCGCGCCCCGTCCTCTTCATCGCCGGGGAGAATGCCCATTCGCGCTATTTCAGCGAGGATGCTTACAAACTGGCAAACGAACCAAAGGAACTCTGTATCGTGTCCGGAGCCAACCATGTGGACTTGTACGACCAAAGAGGAAAAATTCCGTTTGATAAACTCACGGAGTTCTTCAATGAACATCTGAAATAA
- a CDS encoding PEP-CTERM sorting domain-containing protein encodes MSCASVVTANAATIIAELPESANLSQTATMAPQTGEQLLNKVKNREIGVYAGGNNNSLGNWPQNGEGTWINNDNIGSIILCGRSGVAGDSFAMVLGGPQQGDLVSSIVFSCDTPTSVITSYTMVLAVYDSSGTLVQNLSTVQGFTFDSTSRTTSVSLNMADSPLTWGEGYKLVAGVRGGAGSATSPYTLTNIQVAYEVVPEPATVSLGLLGLGALVIRRHRSR; translated from the coding sequence ATGAGTTGTGCCAGCGTGGTGACTGCAAATGCCGCTACCATCATTGCCGAACTGCCTGAATCCGCCAATCTGTCGCAAACTGCGACGATGGCGCCGCAAACAGGAGAACAACTGCTGAACAAGGTAAAAAACCGTGAAATCGGGGTCTATGCGGGAGGCAACAACAACAGCTTGGGCAACTGGCCCCAGAACGGAGAGGGAACCTGGATCAACAATGATAATATCGGCTCCATCATCCTTTGCGGCAGAAGCGGAGTGGCGGGCGATTCCTTTGCCATGGTGTTGGGCGGACCCCAACAGGGAGACCTTGTTTCCTCCATCGTCTTTTCCTGTGATACGCCTACCTCCGTCATCACCAGCTACACCATGGTTTTGGCGGTTTATGACTCTTCCGGAACGCTTGTCCAGAACCTTTCCACCGTGCAAGGCTTCACCTTTGATTCCACGTCAAGAACCACGTCCGTTTCCTTGAACATGGCGGATTCTCCACTGACGTGGGGTGAAGGGTACAAGCTGGTTGCCGGGGTACGCGGCGGTGCGGGTAGCGCTACCTCCCCCTACACGCTCACCAACATTCAGGTAGCCTATGAAGTTGTTCCGGAACCGGCTACCGTCTCTCTAGGTCTGCTTGGTCTGGGAGCATTGGTTATCCGGCGCCATCGGAGCCGGTGA
- a CDS encoding FAD-dependent oxidoreductase — MKVLIIGQGIAGSCLAWELKRRGADFTIADRPIAETASRVAAGLVNPLTGRAFRPGWRQEECLSALSSFYPETERELGGSWWQKTPIFRELETEDQLEIWQERQTAPESCSYAGPLFPWPEHWEGKGQAAYTRGSGVLHVETMVNAMRRFFSEEGRFVEAEVAPDDIQPGADGFFHWCGDSFSHIVWCTGWEAGMHPDMAPLKGRPSKGTILDLELKDLEWHAGILHFGHWLVYNGFFWRFGATYAWSWDAPGVPEAPAVQELMLDMVKRYSGEMNVIRARAAVRPIIRRSQPVAGPIPGLEKQFVFSGLGSKGVTTSPWTAAQLAEHLVHGAVLPPDLLPAALWK; from the coding sequence ATGAAAGTTCTTATCATCGGCCAGGGTATTGCCGGCAGTTGCCTGGCATGGGAGCTGAAACGGCGCGGAGCGGATTTTACGATTGCCGACCGTCCCATTGCGGAAACGGCATCCCGCGTAGCCGCCGGACTGGTGAATCCGCTGACAGGCCGCGCCTTCCGGCCCGGGTGGCGGCAGGAGGAGTGTCTTTCCGCCCTTTCCTCCTTTTACCCGGAAACCGAGCGGGAACTGGGAGGTTCATGGTGGCAGAAGACTCCCATTTTCCGGGAGCTGGAAACGGAGGATCAGCTTGAGATATGGCAGGAACGCCAGACGGCCCCGGAGTCCTGCTCTTACGCCGGTCCCCTGTTTCCGTGGCCGGAGCACTGGGAGGGCAAAGGGCAGGCGGCCTACACGCGCGGTTCCGGCGTCCTGCATGTGGAAACGATGGTGAATGCCATGCGCCGCTTTTTCTCGGAAGAGGGCCGGTTTGTAGAAGCGGAGGTGGCTCCCGACGATATTCAGCCGGGTGCAGACGGCTTTTTTCACTGGTGCGGGGACTCTTTTTCACATATTGTGTGGTGCACTGGCTGGGAGGCCGGAATGCATCCGGACATGGCCCCCCTGAAGGGCAGGCCATCCAAGGGAACGATTCTGGATCTGGAGCTGAAGGATCTGGAATGGCACGCCGGCATTCTGCATTTCGGGCACTGGCTGGTTTACAACGGATTTTTCTGGCGGTTCGGCGCCACGTACGCCTGGTCCTGGGATGCCCCGGGCGTTCCGGAAGCGCCAGCCGTCCAGGAACTGATGCTGGACATGGTTAAACGCTATTCCGGGGAAATGAACGTTATCCGCGCCCGTGCCGCTGTTCGTCCCATCATCCGGCGCAGCCAGCCCGTAGCCGGACCCATTCCCGGTTTGGAAAAGCAGTTCGTCTTTTCCGGGCTGGGAAGCAAGGGTGTTACGACATCCCCCTGGACTGCGGCGCAACTGGCGGAACACCTGGTTCACGGAGCGGTACTGCCTCCGGACCTGCTCCCCGCCGCTCTGTGGAAGTAG
- a CDS encoding helix-turn-helix domain-containing protein — protein MREITRIDTVQQYCDLFGIEASHPLISVVNCYEMPPIKHSKRLYNVYAVLLKDTDCGLMQYGRSLYDYEKGTVLFAAPGQVMGADDDGNLHKPAGWALVFHPQLLRGTPLARLTKDYTYFSYNANEALHLSEHEQDIFIGSISRLRDELVYPIDKYSRSLIIDNVKLLLDQCIRFYDRQFITRENVNNDLLARFEALLDDYYNSRQPLFEGIPTVQWCASKLGLSTNYFSDLVKKGTGQSAIKHIQQKTLDIAKESIVATNKSLSQISDEMGFQYPQHFTRWFKKMEGCTPNEYRNGIVG, from the coding sequence ATGAGAGAAATAACAAGGATTGACACGGTTCAGCAATACTGTGATTTGTTTGGTATCGAGGCGTCGCATCCGCTGATAAGCGTTGTAAACTGCTATGAAATGCCCCCGATAAAACATTCCAAGCGACTGTACAACGTGTACGCCGTGTTGTTGAAAGACACCGACTGTGGCTTGATGCAGTACGGTCGTAGCCTGTACGACTACGAAAAAGGCACGGTGTTGTTTGCCGCTCCCGGTCAGGTAATGGGAGCCGACGATGACGGCAACTTGCATAAGCCTGCCGGGTGGGCGTTGGTGTTCCACCCCCAACTATTGCGAGGTACGCCGCTTGCCCGATTGACGAAGGACTATACCTATTTTTCATATAATGCCAACGAAGCCCTGCATCTGTCCGAACACGAACAGGATATCTTTATCGGCAGCATCAGCAGGCTGCGCGATGAACTTGTCTACCCGATAGACAAATACAGCCGTTCGCTCATCATCGACAACGTGAAGCTATTGCTCGACCAGTGTATCCGCTTCTATGACCGCCAGTTCATTACGCGTGAGAATGTGAATAACGACCTCTTGGCACGCTTTGAGGCTCTTCTCGATGATTATTACAATTCGCGCCAACCTTTGTTCGAGGGCATCCCCACCGTGCAGTGGTGCGCCAGCAAACTCGGCCTTTCTACTAATTATTTCAGTGACTTGGTGAAGAAGGGAACCGGGCAATCCGCCATCAAGCACATTCAGCAAAAGACGTTGGATATTGCCAAGGAGAGCATTGTCGCGACAAACAAGAGTCTCAGCCAGATTTCCGACGAGATGGGCTTCCAATACCCACAGCATTTTACGCGATGGTTCAAGAAGATGGAAGGCTGTACGCCAAATGAATACCGCAACGGCATCGTAGGATAA
- a CDS encoding aldo/keto reductase, with product MIQEHNHNGIRRRGFLRKSVLAGTAICLTPILEKATASERGISGKSAAASKTSNEAGMAAVRGFRTLGHGSAAFRVSSMGFGCMGLNHHRSQSPDEAACIRLLHEAIERGVTLFDTAESYGYHKNEILTGKALKGYTNRVFVSSKFGHKFVNGVQVKTEEDSTPQNIRRVCENSLRNLGVETLGMFYQHRSDPNTPIEAVAETCAELIKEGKILHWGMCEVNADTIGRAHRVCPVTAIQSEYHLMHRMVEENGVLAACEELGIGFVPYSPLNRGFLGGNINEYTQFDTTNDNRQTLPRFQPDAIRANMRIVEVLNAFGRTRGITAAQTALAWLMNKRPFIVPIPGTTKLSHLEENLRACDIRFTAEEMTEIENAVAAIPVVGSRYDALQESKVQK from the coding sequence ATGATACAAGAACACAATCATAATGGCATCAGACGCCGCGGGTTCCTGAGAAAAAGCGTATTGGCAGGCACGGCGATTTGCCTGACGCCTATACTGGAAAAGGCAACAGCCTCGGAAAGGGGTATCTCGGGCAAATCGGCCGCGGCGAGTAAAACGTCAAATGAAGCGGGCATGGCGGCAGTCCGCGGTTTCCGCACATTGGGTCACGGCAGTGCGGCATTCCGTGTATCGTCGATGGGGTTCGGCTGCATGGGACTGAACCACCACCGCAGCCAATCGCCCGATGAAGCTGCTTGCATCCGGTTGCTGCATGAAGCCATCGAACGGGGGGTAACACTGTTCGATACGGCTGAAAGTTACGGCTATCACAAGAACGAAATCCTAACAGGCAAGGCGTTGAAAGGCTACACCAACCGCGTGTTCGTATCTTCCAAGTTCGGTCATAAGTTCGTGAACGGCGTGCAGGTAAAGACCGAAGAAGATAGTACGCCGCAGAACATCCGCCGCGTGTGCGAAAACTCACTGCGCAACCTAGGTGTGGAAACGCTCGGCATGTTCTACCAGCACCGCAGCGACCCGAATACCCCCATCGAGGCGGTGGCGGAGACATGCGCAGAACTGATAAAAGAGGGGAAGATCCTGCACTGGGGCATGTGCGAGGTGAATGCCGACACAATCGGACGCGCCCACCGCGTCTGCCCCGTGACAGCAATTCAAAGCGAATACCACCTCATGCACCGCATGGTAGAGGAGAACGGCGTACTTGCCGCGTGCGAAGAGCTGGGCATCGGTTTTGTGCCTTACAGTCCGCTAAACCGTGGGTTCCTTGGCGGGAACATCAACGAATACACGCAGTTCGATACGACGAATGACAACCGCCAGACTTTGCCGCGCTTCCAGCCCGATGCCATCCGTGCCAATATGCGTATCGTAGAGGTGCTGAATGCCTTTGGCAGGACACGCGGCATCACCGCAGCACAAACTGCATTGGCATGGCTGATGAACAAGCGTCCGTTCATCGTCCCTATCCCCGGCACGACCAAGCTATCGCACCTCGAAGAAAACCTGCGGGCCTGCGATATACGCTTCACGGCGGAAGAGATGACGGAAATTGAAAACGCTGTTGCCGCTATCCCCGTGGTAGGCAGCCGTTACGATGCTTTGCAGGAATCGAAAGTACAGAAATAA
- a CDS encoding rhomboid family intramembrane serine protease, producing MRAEQENWGNTVKERLFDQRGAVVVHWLILLNVVIFFLGFFFQVEVPRDIYPPGRLDLVQLYGAYSEYMCFHEGELWRLFTYQFLHANLGHILFNMIALWFFGPVVEERFGHLRFLLYYLFCGVAAALFSSLLGYMGFFDPEWRFIPMVGASGSIYGIMAACAVLFPHARVQLLFPPVNLSVRQFALVVLGIACAVVIFQWNNAGGEAGHLGGMLAGFILTLLILLKEKLSSPRPVSYSRRPAPWSSRSAEREPYPTEAEVNEVMDKISRSGLSSLTEREREILKRASQR from the coding sequence ATGCGAGCAGAGCAGGAAAATTGGGGAAATACGGTGAAGGAGCGCCTGTTCGACCAGCGCGGCGCCGTTGTCGTGCACTGGCTGATCCTGCTCAATGTGGTCATTTTTTTCCTCGGGTTCTTTTTCCAGGTAGAAGTTCCGCGGGATATTTACCCGCCGGGGCGCCTGGACCTTGTGCAGCTGTATGGGGCCTACAGCGAGTACATGTGTTTTCACGAGGGGGAATTGTGGCGCCTGTTCACCTACCAGTTTCTGCACGCCAATCTGGGCCATATCCTGTTCAACATGATCGCCCTGTGGTTTTTCGGCCCCGTGGTGGAAGAACGTTTCGGGCATTTGCGCTTCCTGCTGTATTACCTGTTCTGCGGCGTGGCGGCGGCTCTGTTTTCCTCCCTGCTGGGTTACATGGGCTTTTTTGACCCGGAATGGCGCTTTATCCCGATGGTGGGCGCTTCCGGCTCCATTTACGGCATCATGGCCGCCTGCGCCGTGCTTTTCCCCCATGCCCGGGTCCAGCTTCTGTTCCCCCCCGTGAACCTGAGCGTACGCCAGTTTGCGCTGGTCGTGCTGGGTATTGCCTGTGCCGTGGTAATTTTCCAGTGGAATAATGCAGGCGGCGAAGCCGGCCACCTGGGCGGCATGCTGGCCGGGTTTATTTTAACGCTGCTGATCTTGCTGAAGGAGAAGCTCTCTTCTCCACGCCCCGTTTCCTATAGTCGCCGCCCCGCTCCGTGGTCTTCCCGCTCCGCTGAAAGGGAACCCTACCCTACGGAAGCAGAAGTGAATGAAGTGATGGACAAGATTTCCCGTTCCGGCCTGTCCAGCCTGACGGAGAGAGAAAGGGAAATCCTCAAGCGCGCCTCCCAGCGCTGA
- a CDS encoding VWA domain-containing protein, whose protein sequence is MSISSSTQPNKQEQLAAMREFGNNANARLPVLFLMDASSSMNGIVRGDHQQVLRQEYSDGINWNIVTGDNIVTRMDELNVGLQRFVRNILADPLAKLAADVAVITFARTTTTVKEFGPIRESDVDLRITTSQENETLLGEAVELALTELDIRKRTYREHGVEYYQPWLVVMTDGVPTSTRHRDLGGRLKELSAARKLSVFVFGIGRADLSELSCISPGRPPMQINEQKFPELFAWLSRSVHMVSMSVPGDGVSLTPFPEDVWQV, encoded by the coding sequence ATGTCTATATCATCATCGACACAACCAAACAAACAGGAACAGCTCGCCGCCATGCGCGAGTTCGGCAACAACGCCAACGCCCGGCTTCCCGTTCTCTTTCTGATGGATGCCAGCAGCAGTATGAACGGTATTGTCCGGGGCGACCATCAACAAGTCCTCCGTCAGGAGTATTCTGACGGGATCAACTGGAATATCGTCACGGGAGACAATATCGTCACCCGGATGGACGAGCTCAACGTCGGGCTTCAGCGGTTCGTCAGGAACATTCTCGCCGATCCTCTGGCGAAGCTGGCCGCCGATGTAGCAGTGATCACATTCGCCCGGACAACGACCACGGTGAAAGAATTCGGCCCGATCCGGGAATCTGACGTTGATCTTAGAATCACCACATCGCAGGAGAATGAAACTCTCCTTGGCGAAGCCGTTGAACTGGCTTTGACTGAACTCGACATTCGCAAGCGTACCTACCGGGAACACGGGGTGGAATACTACCAGCCCTGGCTCGTCGTGATGACGGACGGAGTGCCTACCAGCACCCGGCACAGGGATCTGGGGGGACGATTGAAGGAACTCTCGGCTGCCCGCAAGCTCAGTGTGTTTGTCTTCGGTATCGGCCGCGCTGACTTGTCGGAACTCTCCTGCATCAGCCCGGGGCGCCCGCCCATGCAAATCAATGAACAGAAGTTCCCGGAATTGTTTGCATGGCTGAGCCGTAGCGTCCATATGGTCAGCATGTCCGTGCCGGGCGACGGGGTATCGTTGACTCCGTTCCCGGAGGATGTGTGGCAGGTGTAG
- the leuB gene encoding 3-isopropylmalate dehydrogenase, whose translation MSEHHHHIAVLAGDGIGPEVMAEALKVLDAVSAKFGFTVSRKEAFVGGAGIDHCGKALPEETIRACEEADAVLFGSVGGPKWEHLPANEQPERGALLPLRKHFGLYANLRPGVCLPALTHASPIKNELIEGGFDILCVRELTGGLYFGQPRFREQEGDDEVVVDTMRYHKSEMVRIAKVAFEAARGRRKRVTSVDKANVLTNSLLWRETMTEVARDYPDVELLHMYVDNAAMQLVRNPRQFDVLVTENLFGDILSDEMAMICGSLGMLPSASLCQGAEDNGLFFGLYEPSGGSAPDIAGKGIANPIAQILSLSMLLRYSLGEKEAADAIDSAVRSVIDQGYRTGDLATGAAGEIRVNTAEMGNAIVAAL comes from the coding sequence ATGAGTGAACATCACCATCATATTGCTGTTCTGGCCGGCGACGGCATCGGGCCCGAGGTTATGGCGGAGGCCCTGAAGGTTCTGGACGCCGTGAGCGCCAAGTTTGGATTTACCGTGAGCCGCAAGGAGGCTTTCGTGGGCGGCGCGGGCATCGACCATTGCGGCAAGGCCCTTCCCGAGGAGACCATCCGCGCCTGTGAAGAGGCGGATGCCGTTTTGTTCGGTTCCGTGGGCGGTCCCAAGTGGGAACACCTGCCCGCCAATGAACAGCCGGAACGCGGCGCCCTGCTGCCGCTGAGAAAGCATTTTGGCCTGTATGCCAATTTGCGTCCCGGCGTTTGTCTCCCCGCCCTGACGCATGCTTCTCCTATCAAGAACGAGCTGATTGAAGGCGGCTTTGACATTTTGTGCGTGCGGGAGTTGACGGGAGGACTTTATTTCGGCCAGCCGCGTTTCCGCGAACAGGAAGGAGACGACGAAGTCGTCGTGGATACGATGCGCTACCACAAGAGCGAGATGGTGCGCATTGCCAAAGTGGCCTTCGAGGCAGCCCGCGGCCGCCGCAAGCGCGTCACCAGCGTGGACAAGGCGAACGTCCTGACCAATTCCCTCCTGTGGCGTGAAACGATGACGGAGGTCGCCAGGGATTATCCGGACGTGGAGCTGCTCCACATGTACGTGGATAATGCCGCCATGCAGCTGGTGCGCAATCCCCGCCAGTTCGACGTGCTGGTTACGGAGAATCTGTTCGGTGATATTCTTTCCGACGAGATGGCCATGATTTGCGGCTCCCTGGGGATGCTGCCCAGCGCAAGCCTTTGCCAGGGCGCCGAGGATAACGGGCTGTTTTTCGGCCTGTATGAGCCTTCTGGCGGCTCCGCTCCGGATATTGCCGGCAAGGGCATCGCCAATCCGATCGCCCAGATTCTTTCCCTGTCCATGCTTCTCCGCTATTCCCTCGGAGAAAAGGAGGCGGCGGACGCGATTGATTCCGCCGTCCGCAGCGTGATTGACCAGGGTTACCGCACGGGTGACCTGGCTACGGGCGCCGCCGGGGAAATCCGCGTGAATACCGCGGAGATGGGGAACGCCATCGTGGCGGCCCTGTAA